In a single window of the Streptomyces sp. CGMCC 4.7035 genome:
- a CDS encoding alpha/beta hydrolase, giving the protein MPNRHRSRATALAATAVFLSPLLTAFAPAPAPAGGGGLPLQKLKWKDCPAPSALQGGGSAPSPLPNGGRWQCATMKAPLNWNDPKSGTIDIALIRVKASGPPSKRLGSLIFNFGGPGASGIGTLPGFAQDYETLRTRYDLVSFDQRGVGRSAGVVCESDRQLDAFFQQDATPDNATEQKAFVNNTKQFNKACKARSGKVLPHVRTTDAARDMDLMREVLGDAKLHYFGISYGTELGGVYAHLFPKNVGRAVFDAVVDPTENPVQSSVGQAKGFQLALDNYARDCASQSTGCPVGRTPQDITKRIAKLLKDLDSKPIPGISPRKLTQTAATNGIAMALYSKDYWGYLTEGLQQAYAGDGKELMLLSDVLNGRNADGTYSDLIPALIAVNCADDKPRYTAADVKARLPQFRAASPLFGDFLAWGLLSCIDWPVPGVSNHPNVSASGAAPILVIGNTGDPATPYSGAKNMVKALGRGAGVELTYKGQGHGAYDSGNECVQKAVNRYLLDGKVPTAGTVCS; this is encoded by the coding sequence ATGCCTAACCGTCACCGGAGCCGCGCCACTGCCCTGGCCGCCACTGCCGTCTTCCTGTCCCCCCTGCTGACGGCCTTCGCCCCCGCCCCCGCCCCCGCCGGGGGCGGGGGGCTGCCGCTACAGAAGCTGAAGTGGAAGGACTGCCCGGCGCCGTCCGCGTTGCAGGGCGGCGGCAGCGCCCCCTCGCCCCTTCCGAACGGCGGCCGTTGGCAGTGCGCGACCATGAAAGCGCCCCTGAACTGGAACGACCCCAAGAGCGGCACCATCGACATCGCGCTGATCCGGGTGAAGGCCAGCGGCCCCCCGAGCAAGCGGCTCGGCTCCCTCATCTTCAACTTCGGCGGGCCCGGAGCCTCCGGCATCGGCACGCTGCCCGGCTTCGCACAGGACTATGAGACCTTGCGCACCCGCTACGACCTGGTGAGCTTCGACCAGCGCGGGGTCGGCCGCAGCGCGGGCGTGGTCTGCGAGAGCGACCGACAGCTCGACGCGTTCTTCCAGCAGGACGCGACGCCCGACAACGCGACCGAGCAGAAGGCGTTTGTGAACAACACCAAGCAGTTCAACAAAGCCTGCAAGGCACGCTCCGGCAAGGTGCTGCCGCATGTGCGCACCACCGACGCCGCCCGCGACATGGACCTGATGCGCGAGGTGCTCGGCGACGCCAAGCTGCACTACTTCGGCATCTCGTACGGCACCGAACTCGGCGGCGTCTACGCCCACCTGTTCCCCAAGAACGTGGGACGGGCCGTGTTCGACGCGGTCGTCGACCCGACGGAGAACCCGGTGCAGAGCTCGGTCGGGCAGGCCAAAGGCTTCCAGCTCGCGCTCGACAACTACGCCCGGGACTGCGCCTCACAGAGCACCGGATGCCCGGTGGGAAGAACTCCGCAGGACATCACGAAGCGGATCGCCAAACTGCTGAAGGACCTCGACAGCAAGCCGATCCCCGGCATCTCCCCCCGCAAACTGACCCAGACCGCCGCGACCAACGGCATCGCGATGGCCCTGTACTCCAAGGACTACTGGGGGTATCTCACCGAGGGTCTGCAGCAGGCGTACGCCGGCGACGGCAAGGAGCTGATGCTGCTGTCCGACGTGCTGAACGGGCGCAACGCGGACGGCACGTACAGCGACCTCATTCCCGCTCTCATCGCTGTCAACTGCGCGGACGACAAGCCCCGGTACACCGCCGCCGATGTGAAGGCGCGGCTGCCGCAGTTCCGGGCCGCCTCCCCGCTGTTCGGTGACTTTCTCGCCTGGGGCCTGCTCAGCTGCATCGACTGGCCGGTGCCAGGAGTCTCCAACCACCCGAACGTGAGCGCGTCCGGGGCCGCGCCGATCCTCGTGATCGGCAACACCGGCGACCCGGCCACCCCGTACTCGGGCGCGAAGAACATGGTCAAGGCACTGGGCAGAGGTGCCGGTGTCGAGCTGACGTACAAGGGTCAGGGGCACGGCGCGTACGACAGCGGGAACGAGTGCGTGCAGAAAGCAGTGAACCGCTATCTGCTGGACGGGAAGGTGCCGACGGCCGGCACCGTCTGCTCCTAG
- a CDS encoding tyrosine-type recombinase/integrase translates to MAGHIQDRWYKTEPGPNGKVVKAKTERYGVGLRYRARYVGPDGSEKSKSFPDRQKRLAEQWLAQIEADMSRGQYIDPQAGRLTVRQHAERWLASLTMDPGTFVGTGQRIRLHVLPYLGSRTLGSLRPTHIREWLRKLQDGGVAPAYQRVIFANLSTMLTAAADDRLIPENPCRSSSVRAPKLDPRRIVPWSRERVLAVRSALPEQHRAMVDLAGGCGLRQGEVLGLAVDDGDFSEGMVHVVRQVKRIRNRPVFALPKGGKTRTVPLPESVARSLEEHISRHQPAAVTLPWREVDGAPVTASVLFHGGQGRPVDRNHFNRGAWRPALDAAGVPRGRRRMRPDLPVGTEPRLTSPSSS, encoded by the coding sequence ATGGCTGGGCATATCCAAGACCGCTGGTACAAGACCGAGCCTGGACCCAACGGCAAGGTCGTCAAGGCCAAGACCGAGCGGTACGGCGTCGGCCTGCGCTACCGCGCCCGCTACGTCGGTCCGGACGGCTCCGAGAAGTCCAAGAGCTTCCCCGACCGTCAGAAGCGGCTTGCTGAGCAGTGGCTCGCGCAGATCGAGGCGGACATGTCGCGCGGGCAGTACATCGACCCGCAAGCCGGTCGCCTCACCGTTCGACAGCATGCCGAACGCTGGTTGGCGTCGCTCACCATGGATCCCGGCACCTTCGTGGGCACCGGGCAGCGCATCCGCCTGCACGTCCTGCCCTACCTGGGCAGTCGCACGCTGGGCTCGCTCCGGCCGACGCACATCCGTGAGTGGCTGCGAAAGCTGCAGGACGGGGGAGTGGCGCCCGCCTATCAGCGGGTGATCTTCGCGAACCTCTCCACCATGCTCACGGCGGCCGCGGATGACCGCTTGATCCCCGAGAATCCCTGCCGGTCGTCGTCTGTGCGTGCGCCGAAGCTTGACCCTCGCCGGATCGTTCCATGGTCGCGGGAGCGTGTGCTCGCGGTTCGCTCGGCGCTCCCGGAGCAACACCGGGCCATGGTGGATTTGGCAGGCGGCTGCGGTCTGCGTCAGGGCGAGGTGCTTGGTCTCGCGGTCGATGACGGGGACTTCAGCGAAGGGATGGTTCACGTGGTCCGCCAGGTCAAGCGCATCCGCAATCGTCCGGTGTTCGCGCTGCCCAAGGGAGGCAAGACACGCACAGTGCCGCTGCCGGAGAGCGTCGCTCGGTCGCTGGAGGAGCACATCAGTCGGCACCAGCCCGCCGCCGTGACGCTGCCGTGGCGTGAGGTCGACGGCGCGCCGGTCACGGCTTCCGTGCTCTTCCATGGCGGCCAGGGGCGACCGGTGGACCGCAACCACTTCAATCGTGGGGCCTGGCGTCCAGCTCTTGACGCGGCGGGTGTCCCTCGCGGCCGACGTCGTATGCGGCCTGACTTGCCGGTGGGTACTGAGCCGCGGCTCACCTCCCCGTCATCGTCATGA
- a CDS encoding alpha/beta hydrolase has translation MSRFVRWTAAVAAAALMTGCSSGSSGGSEDEGKGRSRSSSASAPTASSKLPSSLTSQKLDWSRCKGSSAPGGGWQCATLKVPLDWAKPDGETIGIALIRSKASGSSRIGSLLFNFGGPGGSGVSMMPSYESAVSKLHERYDLVSWDPRGVGASKGIRCRSDKAIQAAESIDATPDDAAEEKVYLDDATSFGRGCATAAGKLLLHVSTTDTARDMDLMRQVLGDGTMHYFGISYGTELGGVYAHLFPKSVGRLVLDAVVDPTADSVGHAKNQARGFQRALDDYLKSTGQDPKQGSRKIADLLKRIDAKPLQTSSGRKLTETLAVTGIVLPLYSKAGWPTLTSALRAAEAGDGSELLTLADRYNERDTSARYGTTTHSQRVISCLDDKQRPTLEATKKLLPEFEKISPVFGDFLGWDTAGWCHDWPATGQFDHPEVSAPGAAPVLVVGNTGDPATPYEGARKMAHELGKDVGVELTWKGEGHGAYGSGSDCVDSTVNAYLLDGTVPEDGKVCS, from the coding sequence ATGTCACGGTTCGTACGGTGGACGGCCGCGGTCGCCGCCGCGGCGCTGATGACCGGCTGCAGCAGCGGTTCGTCCGGCGGGAGCGAGGACGAGGGTAAGGGCAGGTCCCGTTCGTCGTCGGCGTCAGCGCCCACCGCCTCCTCCAAGCTGCCCTCTTCGCTCACCTCGCAGAAGCTCGACTGGAGCCGCTGCAAGGGCTCGTCGGCGCCGGGCGGCGGCTGGCAGTGCGCGACGCTGAAGGTACCGCTGGACTGGGCGAAACCGGACGGCGAGACGATCGGCATAGCCCTGATCCGTTCCAAGGCGAGCGGAAGCAGTCGCATCGGCTCGCTCCTGTTCAACTTCGGCGGCCCCGGCGGCTCCGGCGTCTCGATGATGCCGTCGTACGAGAGCGCGGTCTCCAAGCTCCACGAACGGTATGACCTGGTGAGCTGGGACCCGCGCGGGGTGGGCGCCAGCAAGGGGATCCGCTGCCGCAGCGACAAGGCGATCCAGGCCGCCGAGAGCATCGACGCGACACCGGACGACGCCGCCGAGGAGAAGGTGTACCTCGATGACGCCACCTCCTTCGGCAGGGGCTGCGCGACAGCCGCCGGCAAGCTGCTCTTGCACGTCTCGACGACCGACACCGCACGCGACATGGACCTGATGCGCCAGGTCCTCGGCGACGGGACCATGCACTACTTCGGCATCTCGTACGGCACCGAACTGGGCGGTGTGTACGCCCACCTGTTCCCCAAGAGCGTGGGGCGCCTGGTGCTGGACGCCGTCGTCGACCCGACCGCCGACAGCGTGGGCCACGCGAAGAACCAGGCCCGTGGCTTCCAGCGGGCGCTGGACGACTACCTCAAATCAACCGGTCAGGACCCGAAGCAGGGCTCCCGTAAGATCGCGGATCTGCTGAAGCGGATCGACGCGAAGCCGCTGCAGACGTCGTCCGGCCGCAAGCTCACAGAGACCCTGGCCGTCACCGGCATCGTGCTGCCGCTCTACAGCAAGGCGGGCTGGCCCACGCTCACCAGCGCGCTCCGGGCGGCCGAGGCCGGGGACGGTTCGGAGCTGCTGACGCTGGCCGACCGCTACAACGAGCGCGACACCTCGGCCCGCTACGGCACGACGACGCACTCGCAACGGGTCATATCGTGCCTGGACGACAAGCAGCGGCCGACGCTCGAGGCAACGAAGAAGCTGCTGCCGGAGTTCGAGAAGATCTCGCCCGTCTTCGGCGACTTCCTGGGCTGGGACACGGCGGGCTGGTGCCACGACTGGCCGGCGACCGGGCAGTTCGACCATCCGGAGGTCAGCGCGCCAGGAGCCGCGCCGGTGCTGGTGGTGGGCAACACCGGGGATCCGGCGACGCCGTACGAGGGTGCCCGGAAGATGGCCCACGAGCTGGGCAAGGACGTCGGTGTGGAGCTCACCTGGAAGGGCGAGGGCCATGGGGCATACGGGAGCGGGAGCGACTGCGTGGACTCGACGGTGAACGCGTACCTGCTGGACGGAACGGTTCCGGAGGACGGCAAGGTCTGCTCATGA